The sequence below is a genomic window from Sander lucioperca isolate FBNREF2018 chromosome 10, SLUC_FBN_1.2, whole genome shotgun sequence.
GcgcacagcattctgggatagctTCGCGGCCAACTGGGCTGCCAAGAAGCAGGCGGAAGCTGCggccgctgctgctgcagcgAACGAGGCAGCAGCAGGTCAGGGTGAGGAGGGGGTGACAGAGACCGGAGAGGAGGAGAGCCAGGATGGGCAGATCCCTCAGGGAGAGGagagtgaaggaggaggaggaggaggagaaggacggAGCAGCAACAGCTTCTCCAAATACGTCTCGCTGGGAGGAGGGAGTGAGGACACATCCTTCAAGTGGAACTTTGTCACCAGCAAGctggcagagctgaagtccaagAACAACTAGCTGCTCATGATGAAGAAATCgggagaatataaacaatatgatgaAGGGGTTAGATGTAGGATTGTGGAGGAGGTTTATGAGGAGGCTATATTTTACACAGGATGTCCTATAACTGAATTGTACAGCTATTGTAGAAGTCCCTTTTTATCTGAATTATTCAACTCATGCATTGTCTCCCATAAATTTAGTTTTAAAACCATATTACAATGAACAAAAGAGTTACAtaaaccaatttttttttacctttacttACCCTATTTTAGGTAtagtcttgaaaaaaaaaaaattaactttaAAGTGCGAGGAGGGGTTATAATATGAATCATGGCATATTTCAAACCTGAAAATTAAATATCCCTTGTTCCTGGGAGACAAAAAGTTAGGTCCTGGAGATACTCTGCAATATACCAATACTTACTTCTACTATACCATTACAGAATAAAATGAGTTTACTTTACAAAGTGGACTTCTAAAACTGCTTGTACTAAAAGAGAGTTACGCTAATTAATGAAATTCTTTATTATTTCAAAGAGGCGAGGTGGGAGTAAGATGCGTATCTGCCTAAAGAGCTAACTGCTGTCTCTTTACCAGCGGGAGACGCAGCATGTAGCCGACAGTGTAACAAGTGATCAGAAGTAAATACAGCAGATTTATTACTTTATCTGATGTTGAACCTGGTGCATAGGCTGCACAAcatgctcaatggtgttttaagcccccaacgtctccttccaggcatcgctgcaaccgttgacttcaaggcacctaaccctaaccttaaccctaaccttaaatTTAACCATAACCATTACCTAATCCTAGtgcgttgggggcttaaaacaccgataaacgcaCAACACAGCCCACTTTTTTTGTGGGTTGTGTGGCGATATCTACCTTCCCAACGTGCTTTTTAAACCACAAAGAGGTGCCTTCATACCTGTCAGCAAACTTGATCTAATCTGTAACCGGATTAAGAGATTAAAGGTAATGATAGCTAGATTAGTTGAGGATTATCTCACTTAACCTGCGCAGAGGGCAGGGGATTTCAGTAATGAGATTTGGCAGTGcgacataactattacataatataagcatttatttaaaccactTTTTCTCTCCTCAGACATCAGGAAGGGGAACTGTGCTGCACAATTATATGAAATGTGTgaaatatgaatgtgtgtgtgtgtgtgtgtgtgtgtgtggtgagatCATGTCAGGTGCACTGACATGATGACTTAACTGACTTTCATTTTCTGATTGTGACTGAGACTGTGCAAAGTGTGAGTTTTTAACATTCCTAATCTTGTGACATGAAAAAAGGAggctttaaatattattttatctCAGATTTTGGTTTTCGTCTCGTTGTACgttttattttgctgttttgtttttaacagtATGCTATAATAAAGACTACTGCACTTAACATTCTGACAAAGCATGAATGAGCAAAcgtaattttctttcttttgccaAAGAGGAAGAACATTTTAATCAATCCTTTTCTAAACTTggaagaaaaaagtgtttttatgtttttcttttcatcaagACAGAACCAAACCATTTGATGCACCTACAATACAAATGTAGTGGTAAGTTTTTTTAGAGGAGAGGTGAGAGACTGAGACATTTTTTGCAGCTTTACAACTAATGCAAAGCAGACTGAAGCTGAAACAAGGCCTAAATAGTAAATTAAAACTAAAGTGAAACCATCCATTCAGCCAAGAATTCCAGACAGACGTACTTACAATCAAGggcataactttgggttcaacattgggagGGATGTGATCTCCACTTTAGAGCACAATTGAAATTTaatgtcaaacacttcattttctgcattctggtgaatttttcagCAAAAAATTGTTCCTTTTTTGCATCACTTTATGgcacaaatgtctttatttatctaATGGGGGaatgcactggccagttttgattattgtaaattacgcctattaCAATAATGAATCCCAGTAACAGTGATACAGACTAATGGGCCATGCAGTTTAAAGCCTGATCACTTAATGATTCTGACCTATAATCTGTTTTACAAGATTCATCTCCTCTCCGCCACGTGTTATGTTCTTCCATACACTAGAGAGAGTTGACTCTGGTTAATGGTTTTTCTCAAATTATCAAGAAAACTTTAAAGAGCGCAACAATTATTGACAGACAGCCAACCAGCCACCCTAAACAAATGTGAGGGACTAGTTTTCATGTCCAGAGAGTTGCTCAAACGTCAGGGCCTAGAAAAACAAGTACGAGTTACAAGGAGTAAACAGTGTTTCACATTTTCtaattatttgatttttcttttctttttttcccaacaAAGGTATAtctcattttaaaattaaaaacatctttgaaatttatcagaaaaaaatacagGGGCATGTAACACATCCCGTATTTTCACTTGTCTTCGGTTTTTTCGTCAGTACATCCCCAGAGCCTCTGATAGACATACTGTATAGGTTGCACCTGTGCTGATTGACTCTTCAGGCTATCAAGGAGGAGAGGTGGAGAGGAGCGTGAAACCAGATCCCTGTAAACACCAACGACAAGTCCTTTTTGTTCTTTTGAAgttactttattttcatttgaagTTGGAAGCCCTATGTTTAGGTTTTGTTCTGGGTTACTTTAGTTTAGGATTGTTTTGGAGCAAAATGGACCCTTGATTTTTTGAGTTTGCTCTGGGCCTCCATTTCCCTGTTGTCCGGGGTGGCTCTTTAatacaaaaactaaacaaaatgtGTGACAAAATCAACAGAAACACCAGAGCATGATTTTAATCTGTATCCAGTCTGTTGTTCCTCTAACCAGCAGAGGGCTTCCTTTACCTTCTGACTGTAAAAACATTTGTCTCCTCTATTCTTCTATCTTGTTTTAAAGCCCGTTTCTGGATCACATTACATTCTAAAGCCACCCTTTATAATTCACTGTCAATAATACTCggatctctcttttttccttctttatttcctgtttttccCCTGCTCTACACCAATTTCCTCTCTTACTGTGCCACGTTTCCTCAGATACAACACTGTTTCCTTTTCAATTCAGGGGCCTTTGTTGACATTTCCATTTTTGAATTTGACAGTGCGACCTAATAAAAGGTGATGATTACGTGAGCAAGTGCACCCAAAGCATGAGTTCATGCTTTTATAGCTGACCAGCCTCCATTATTTCCATGTGCTTCCAGTGTCAGTCAGATTTCAGGGCTGACATTGTGGATCCTGTGAAGCTCACTGAGTCTCAGTAGTTTTGTCCTGAGTTCCACAGTTGTCAGTCTCAGTTTGAGTCAGAGCGGATCTTCCCCCCACTCACAACTCAGGGAcatgttcagatttttttggatATATTTATGTAACTCACCCAGTTTCTCTGTCAGAGACCATGTGAAAACAAGCCCGGGAGGTACATTTATTCCACAAAAGCTGATTTTCATCATGAGAATGGCTTGTTTGGGGGAAAGCGGATGAATGCTGCTGACACGCTGCGTGTGTGCAGTGCTGAGGTCCATGTAGCAGTTTTATCACAAAATGGGGTTTGTAGAGCATGATAGCATCAGAAACGGAACAGTTATGGGTGGCAGTTTGTGCAGGGGGAGACTGTGGTGTATGAGAAGTCTGTCGTGGCTTGAGTCACATTTAAAATCTCAGGGGGCTCTGAAATAATGAGCTGTTTTTATTATCAATGGGGAAAATATTTTGTCTCATAAGCTGAGATAAAAATAACGAAATACAAGTACTCATCTCAGCAGCTTTTCACATACTTGTACTACATTATATTGTACTACATATTGTATTACGTTACATAGGCTTTTCTGTGGGTTCATCATAAAATTAGTCATTTGATTATTGTTAATAAGAAAATATCAATAAGTGAAGCTCATACAGTTATGCTGTTGTGGGGCAATTACAACAGATAATCAAGTTTGCCCTCAAGTGGCAATAAATGACAGTTTTCTGGATGGAGATGAACACTAATATGTAATGGTTATGATCAGGATGCCTAGTAATAACTTCCTAACCTAATCAacaatggttttttttttttaattaagttatAAAGTGTTTAGTTTTTAAGTTATAAATTACACAGCATTTTATCAAATATTTTACTGTCGCTCgctactgcaaaaaaaaaaatgaattgacaAATGGAAGCGAATGTGTTTAGCCACATTCCGCATAGAAATGAATGAGATGTGAATTTCGATATGACTGCGCCATCACTCTCTTGATACATTTCATTCATCAGATGCAAAACACTTcccctccaacacacacacactcgcacgcacgcacgcacgcacgcacgcacacacacacacacacacacacacacacacacacacacacacacacacacacacacacaggagcaaTTTTAGGATTCAGTGTcaagaacattttgatatgtgtCAGGAGGAGCCGGGGATCAATTAACCAACCCTTTGTACCTTTTCCACTCTTGTTGATCAGAATGAAGGTCCTTAATAAATCCAACTCGATCatgcacacatgctcacacacccAAAGGTGTCAGTTATCATTTGTCTTCTCAAACAGGTGTGTGCGTCACCCTGTCTCTCTGATCCAGTGGCCTTTGCCCTTCAGCTCACTTTTGGCTCTCAGTGTTGCACAAACATTTCCCCACGCCCCTTCTACACAGAAAACCATTCACACTACTTTCGTTTTTTCCTGCTGATGAACATCGATGACTAAAGTGCTTTACACCTTGCCCTGGGCTCTGTTCCACACACTGTAATTAGTTCAAACAAAAGCAGCCCGCAACGCTGTGTGAGCCTGCGTTAATTGTTGCACATAGCCCACAatgcttttctttctctctgctggCTCATCTTGACAGGCGATGGTTagagaagataacaagtttaatCTGTTTATATCCATGATTGTCTTTTGTGGTGGGATTACATTTGTGATTATGATGATATACGACAATAACACAGTAATTATGGTGATAGGTTAATGCTACAAAGGTGGAGTGGCTCTGATTAGACTTTTCTATCACATACTTCAAGTTCAAAGCTGAAATACACAAGAAAATTAAAATTAGATTTGTATCATACATAGATGCTTTCTTTATCCTTTGAAGCAAATTTTGGTTATCCACACAACATCACGTGAGGTCAGTAGGACCATTTTAGAGGCATAGTGCAGAAAGATGAATTTGGGTCAAACTACCATGTGATTATGTTGTAAGTTGAAGTTGTATTTCCAGCGTCTGTCCCTTTGTGACTCCTCTTGGCCAACTCGAGTCGTAAATTATGCAGCCAAAGTGACCAGACTGTGCCAGCTTTGGGGAAGTTTCTCTTCAAGAATACAGCTCAAGGTCTCAAAGTTGTTAAGCTTATAAAATAGCATCAGTCAGTGAGAGACATAAAAATGTAGCCCTGAGGTGTCGTCTTTTCGTTGGCCCCTcagcttgttttgtctgtaaaATCTGAGATCAGAAGAGAGTCGGGGTCGGGCAGAAGATTTACAGGTGAAGGTATGGAAAACAGGAAAGGTAATATTTGACTTCACAGACACACGTTTCTTACATAAAAGCCCTCAAAGACAAACAGACATGTCTGGTAGCACTCAGGTATGACGACAGCGTCTCAACAGACACGGTGACTCATACACTTACAGCAGCTGTCCCATCTGGAAAACCAACCTACGGGTGCAAAgttgtacacacaaacacactgtagtCTGATGATTTCTAACCTACAACTGCCACACCTGCTTGAGGCAAGAATGTGGAAACTAGTCTGTggaaagcatgcacacacaaaaacatataaaGTGCAAGCTGGAAATACTAGTGAGTGACCCCCTGCAGCACATTTACTTTAAATTGAAATATCTATGAGGGTGGAAAGACATGACTTTTAAAAAATTCTTCTTTATACATAGCCTCccggggtttttttttaaattattttttggcatttccacctttaatggataggacagctagacaTGATAGGGGAAGACATGTAGGAAAAATTt
It includes:
- the LOC116059904 gene encoding uncharacterized protein C1orf232 gives rise to the protein MNPVWKVYKSKVLKTINPEYEEDTAEEVTEVEDDMSPVQEDEGPNAVTQLARKMQGAGTKSWNRLSSLFNKDDEHQLLEETESPPVPDHPLAVKPEEPPRPTKRTAFWDSFAANWAAKKQAEAAAAAAAANEAAAGQGEEGVTETGEEESQDGQIPQGEESEGGGGGGEGRSSNSFSKYVSLGGGSEDTSFKWNFVTSKLAELKSKNN